TTTGCCTGAAATTGATTTTATTTTAACTCAAATGGATTCGCTCAAAATTAAGGCATGTTGTGTTTCTATGAATTATGAAAATTCGCTCTCAACATTATCTTTATCAAAAAAAAATGATCTTGTTTTACCTTTTATTGGAATTCATCCTGAATGTTCAAATGATAATGATCTTGAAAAAATAAATAATTTAATTGAATTAAATCAAAATTCTATTTCTGGTATAGGTGAGATAGGATTAGATCCTACTTATTGTAAAAATAAAGATGATACTCAGAGACAAATTCATGTCTTTGAATCTTTACTTTCCTCTGCAGAAAAATTCCATAAACCTGTTTCAATTCATTCCAGAAAAAGTCTTGATGATATTTTTGAAATAATGACTTCA
This window of the Candidatus Nitrosomarinus catalina genome carries:
- a CDS encoding TatD family hydrolase, which produces MTWLFDSHIHLSDSAYLPEIDFILTQMDSLKIKACCVSMNYENSLSTLSLSKKNDLVLPFIGIHPECSNDNDLEKINNLIELNQNSISGIGEIGLDPTYCKNKDDTQRQIHVFESLLSSAEKFHKPVSIHSRKSLDDIFEIMTSYDTKHALLHWFDGSKKQLQKAMDMDFFVSFGPVMIYANDKQSLLSKADESKILVETDGPVRFSRCFEMKSGQISFIPSVIFCASKVLEKTFDDMSCLLEQNTKRYLGI